A region from the Lycium barbarum isolate Lr01 chromosome 8, ASM1917538v2, whole genome shotgun sequence genome encodes:
- the LOC132606963 gene encoding IQ domain-containing protein IQM3-like: MEVKTQAMSNFDFNSQLPYSSYVEHSDTSVSNAAMKVQKVYRSYRTRRMLADSAVVAEVLWWQAIDYARLNHSTVSFFNFMKPETVSSRWNRISLNASKVGKGLSKDAKAQKLAFQHWIEAIDPRHRYGHNLHIYYEEWCKTDSGQPFFFWLDLGDGKKVDVEDCPRSKLQKLSIKYLGPQEREHYEYIVADGKIVHEKTGNLLDTTKGLPGAKWIFVMSTSRRLYAGEKKKGMFHHSSFLAGGATLAAGRLVVEDGRVKSISAYSGHYRPTEDRLDSFLSFLNENGVNLDKVEIRKANEDYESYEDGKSIGSGSASEFSVLSNSPSQTNLRKEKEKGVPSESAPNLVAQTSSYNRSLSGGFQIPMTEVPKTAILRRIHSEKSTKSYQLGHQLSQAWSTGAGPRIGCVADFPAELRWQALELTNLSPRPCSV; this comes from the exons ATGGAAGTGAAAACTCAAGCTATGTCTAATTTTGATTTCAACTCTCAGCTTCCATATTCCTCGTATGTTGAGCATTCAGACACGTCTGTTTCAAATGCTGCAATGAAAGTGCAGAAGGTTTATAGGAGTTACCGTACCCGGCGCATGTTAGCTGACTCTGCTGTGGTTGCTGAAGTGCTCTG GTGGCAAGCCATAGATTATGCTCGGTTGAATCACAGTACAGTTTCTTTCTTCAACTTCATGAAACCAGAAACGGTGTCTTCCCGCTGGAATCGCATAAGCTTAAATGCTTCCAAG GTTGGTAAAGGTCTGTCCAAAGATGCCAAAGCTCAGAAATTGGCATTTCAACACTGGATTGAGGCG ATTGATCCACGCCATCGTTATGGGCATAACTTGCATATTTATTATGAAGAATGGTGTAAAACTGACTCTGGTCAGCCCTTCTTCTTCTG GTTAGACCTTGGAGATGGCAAAAAGGTTGATGTCGAAGACTGTCCAAGATCTAAGCTTCAGAAGCTAAGTATCAAGTACCTTGGACCT CAAGAGAGAGAACATTATGAATATATTGTTGCTGATGGGAAAATTGTGCACGAAAAAACTGGAAATCTTCTTGATACAACTAAAGGATTGCCAGGGGCAAAGTGGATTTTTGTGATGAGCACGTCAAGAAGACTCTATGCTGGTGAA AAAAAGAAAGGAATGTTTCATCATTCCAGTTTTCTTGCTGGTGGGGCTACTTTAGCTGCTGGAAGACTAGTGGTAGAGGATGGAAGAGTTAAG TCTATTTCAGCATATAGTGGACATTATCGCCCGACTGAAGATAGGCTTGACAGCTTTTTATCATTTCTTAATGAAAATGGGGTCAACCTGGATAAAGTTGAG ATAAGAAAAGCAAATGAAGACTATGAAAGCTATGAAGATGGAAAGTCTATTGGAAGTGGCTCTGCATCTGAATTCTCAGTTCTATCGAATTCTCCTTCTCAAACTAATCTtcgaaaggaaaaggaaaaaggtGTTCCATCGGAATCAGCCCCAAATCTGGTAGCTCAAACGAGTAGTTATAACCGATCGCTCTCAGGCGGTTTTCAGATCCCAATGACAGAGGTGCCAAAGACTGCAATACTGCGAAGGATTCATTCAGAGAAGTCCACGAAGTCGTATCAACTTGGTCATCAACTTTCCCAGGCGTGGTCAACAGGTGCTGGACCAAGAATTGGCTGTGTTGCTGACTTCCCTGCTGAGCTAAGATGGCAGGCCTTGGAACTGACTAACCTCTCACCTAGACCTTGTTCCGTATGA